Within Pecten maximus chromosome 15, xPecMax1.1, whole genome shotgun sequence, the genomic segment GGGTCGTTCATGTAAAACTCGACactccaatatatacacatatccatcgatttttgtttttatttttccatgTACCACATTTGCTTCTAAAATTCGCCCAGACATCATTTTTCTTCGGTATACGGCCAGGTTCATAAAATCCTCAACGTGTACGTTATTTCATTGCTGAAATGTTATAAATCATTCCCTTAATTTTATCTTTACAGAGAGAAAGTGGTGACGTTAGAATGATCATGGTATCCAAAGATAAGGTTCATTTGCTGTACAACGACGTAGAAAAGGAAATGCACGTGTCGCGAAGCGGATTTTATCGCAAAGTCTCGCGATATAAGACACTAGGATGTGTGTTCATTGTTGTGGTTGCTACACTTTTGATCACTTCAGCATGCCTTTCTGAGAAATTTTGTTGGCGTGAACGAACGTGTGAGCTTCCACCGGTTCCAGTTCAGGATTCGTCACATGTGTGTAAGAAACTACAGGACGGAAGTCCGAGGAAGAAATTTCCGGAAGCACTTATTATCGGTGTAAGGAAAGCAGGCACGGGGGCCATGCGCTTCTATCTAGATATGCATCCGTACGTGGAAATTGCAAGTGctgaaattaatttctttgatTTTGAATATGAGAATGGATATGAGTGGTATAAAAACCAGTTACCAATGGCATTGGACGGTCAATTAACAATGGAAAAAACAAGTAATTATTTCCATAACAAAAAAACTATCCAACGGATTTATAACATGAGTTCATCTGTAAAGATGATTGTGGTTGTCCGTGAGCCCGTGGAACGGTCCGTGTCTGATTATATACAGAGGAAGCTCAAGAAGAGCGAGAATGATGAAATCAGTTATCCATCGTTTGAAGAATTCGTTATCGATCCCAGTACGGGCGAGGTGGATGCATCTGAAAAGATCATTAAACCTTCAATTTACCACAAACACGTAGTGAAATGGCTTAAGTACTTTCCCTTGGAAAACTTACACTTCGTGGATGGTGGTAATTTGATTCTGAATCCATATGATGAAGTGAAAAAGGTAGAAAGCTTTCTGGGAATACCTCACTGTTTAACACGAGATAAGTTCGTTTTCAGCTCAACAAAAGGCTTCTACTGCATTAAAAAGAACAAAGGTCGCAGGGaagaaacaaaatgtttacCGGAAACTAAAGGAAGACCACACCCACCTGTCGATCCGGACGTGTTGCGCAAACTAAAAGTCTTCTTTAAACCTCTGAACGAGAAGTTTTTCCGGACGATCGGTCGCTCTTTCAACTGGTGAAAATTTGTGATGTTCTTCTTCTTCAGGCAGCTTTCCTGTATGTGATTCTGAACATTTTTATGTTCAGTGAATTATTCTGTTGGCCATCTGATAGAGAGGCCAACACTTGTAAGTAGCGAACCTTAGCGAACCTATTGTTTTAAACTTTGCTCTCGTTGGCACACTGTTGctaagtgttcactgtagatAGACGTGAGGGTAGTCAGGGAAGGTAGACGAATGCTGTATATCTTCAGGGTAAAGTGCTCTTACGTGCTACAGTTGATTAGAACTGAATGAAGACGGCTTGACAAGTCGTATTGGTGATATGGAGGCATACTAAACTTGCTTGAGGAATATCTGAGTAAACTGTGTGTGGATTATCCAGATAAACTATGTATGGAGTACACAGGTAAACTCTGTGTGGAATACTCGGGTAAACTTGTGTGGAGAACACATGTAAACTTTGTGAGGAGTACCCAGGTAAACTTTGTAAGGAGTACCCAGGTAAACTCTGTGTAGAGTACCCAGGTAAACTCTGTGTAGAGTACCCAGGTAAACTCTGTGTGATATACCCAGGTAAACTTTGTAAGGAGTACCCAGGTAAACTCTGTGTGGAGTACCCAGGTAAACTCTGTGTGATATACCCAGGTAAACTTTGTAAGGAGTACCCAGGTAAACTCTGTGTGGAGTACCCAGGTAAACTCTGTGTGGAGTACCCAGGTAAACTCTGTGTGGAGTACCCAGGTAAACTCTGTGTGGAGTACCCAGGTAAACTCTGTGTGGAGTACCCAGGTAAACTCTGTGTGGAGTACCAGGTAAACTCTGTGTGGAGTACCCAGGTAAACTCTGTGAGAATTACGCAGGTAAACTCTGTGTGGAGTACCCAGGTAAACTCTGTGAGAATTACGCAGGTAAACTCTGTGTGGAGTACCCAGGTAAACTCTGTGTGGAGTACCCAGGTAAACTCTGTGTGGAGTACCAGGTAAACTCTGTGTGGAGTACCAGGTAAACTCTGTGTGGAGTACCCAGGTAAACTCTATGTGGAGTACCCAGGTAAACTCTGTGTGGAGTACCCAGGTAAACTCTATGTGGAGTATCCAGGTAAACTCTGTGTGGAGTACCCAGGTAAACTCCAGAGTGTAACCAGAAAAACTGTTAGATATACCAAGGTAAACTCTGTGAGGATTACCAGGTAAACTCTGTGTGGAGTACCCAGGTAAACTCTGTGTGATATACCCAGGTAAACTCTGTATGGAGTACCAGGTAAACTCTGTGAGGATTACCCAGGTAAACTCTGTGAGGAGTACCAGGTAAACTCTGTGAGGAGTACCAAGGTAACCTCTGTGTGGAGTACCAGGTACACTCTGTGTGGAGTACCAGGTACATTCTATGTGGATTACCCAGGTAAACTCTGTGAGGATTACCCAGGTAAACTCTGTGAGGAATACCAGGTAAACTCTGTGTGGAGTACCCAGGTAAACTCTGTGTGATATACCCAGGTAAACTCTGTATGGAGTACCAGGTAAACTCTGTGTGGAGTACCCAGGTAAACTCTGTGTGGAGTACCCAGGTAAACTCTGTGAGGAGTACCAGGTAAACTCTGTGAGGAGTACCAAGGTAACCTCTGTGTGGAGTACCGAGGTAAACTCTGTGTGGAGTACCCAGATAAACTCTGTGTGGAGTACCAGGTAAACTCTGTGAGGAGTACCAAGGTAACCTCTGTGTGGAGTACCGAGGTAAACTCTGTGTGGAGTACCCAGATAAACTCTGTGTGGAGTACCCAGATAAACTCTGTGTGGAGTACCAGGTCAACTCTGTGAGGAGTACCAAGGTAACCTCTGTGTGGAGTACCGAGGTAAACTCTGTGTGGAGTACCGAGGTAAACTCTGTGTGGAGTACCCAGATAAACTCTGTGTGGAGTACCCAGGTCAACTCTGCGAGGATAACTGACTTATTTACTGTCGTCTGATTCGCTACAGTAATTACACATTCCGTTAGATATGTAGAACTCTATATTGTTGTATAGACATAATCTTGTTGTTTCCGTTGACTCTATTATTCATAAACACATAGCTATATACATTTCAGTTTAAACACATTCCATTATAGAGTTTACCTTTTATGATCACTTCGCGTGTAACTAGTTCATTTAGTCAACTTTTCgttgtacattttgttttaactcTAAATCTCTAAACAGTGATagttattaatatttaatgttatattatcTTCATATCTAAAGACATATATCCGAGCAGGTTTGTCCAATACTGCTTCATTATCGTTGATGTAATTATTAAACAGATTTCAAGCGAATTCACAAAGAGCGGACTGACGGTACCTATGTTACTGTACACATGTACGTTAGTTTTAAGAAACGTAACGACTTTAAACCCAGCATCTCTGCATTTCTTACGAACACGGAGCATTATAAACTTCAGATTAGCTATTTTCTATGATGTTAAACTGCGTACTATAATGTTTTATTAGGTTGTGACGTTGGCAGGTCAGACGCCATCTTCCTACCAGTTACACGTGTCTTTGTATTTccatataatttgatatttttgcatTTATTCCTGACAGATTAGAACTGTTAACCACACATTCATTTGAACCCCTAACAGTCCCATAGTGTACCAACCTGATAAATTTATAATCCATCACTTTTAAATTCCCTACCGAAACTACCTTTGTACTAGATAGAGCCTTAACGACATGACAGGACGAATATAGTAAGAGTATTGATGGAATAATTCCCGGCTTTACGCTCCTTAAAACAATTTGGAAATTCCTTAACTTTGGAAATTATTTTACTTGAAAAATTCATTAAATTGGGAAATTCCTGAAACTGGGAAATGTGCTTACTTGGAAAATTCATTAACTTGGGAAATTTGTTTACTTGGAAAATTCATTAACTTAGGAAATTTGGTTACTTGGAAAATTCATTAACTTAGGAAATGTGTTTACTTGGAAAATTCATTAACTTGGAAAATTTGGCTACTTGGAAAATTCATTAACTTGGAAAATTCCTCAGCTTAAAATTTTCCATACGGCCGCTTTATTCGATTTAAGTAAAACATTAATGAGGGATTTTCTTTAAACATTGTTGTAGGTATCAGATACCAGTAGTCGcgaaatgtttatatttagcAACAAGAACTGTGGACAGGACCACTGAACTCTCGCATAACTGGATCGTTCCCGACATTAGTATGTCCTTTAGCTAGCTGATGACGTCAGAAATCATTCAATTTGACCTGATCAGATTTGATATTTCCATTTGTACAAATCATTACAGCTCTTGTTCTTATTCGTGTGTGTAAATTCGCCTTTAACACATGATACtgtgttgttttacatataCAGGTGACTTTAATGCGGAGGCCtacattttgtttacaataaacaaaattatttaatatgacCATAGACTACCATCGCAGAACAATCAGTATTCGGTAGTTAAAATATAATGACTGATATTCAGTTTTCATTTACGTGTATAagtgatatatgtattatataataatttgcGAAACCGCCAATTTAATACAAGTAACTGTATTGGTACCCCTATGTATATGTTTTGAATCTCTGTTATGCTTGTATTGAGACGCAGGTTGGTTTAAAAAATGACCACTGTACGTTATAGTGGTCAATATTGTAGTTATCGGTCATCGCAGTAGCTTGTGTTTACACTGAACTGACCTCTGTTTACAGAAatgttataaaaatgttttgttgctGACAATTTGTTGATTGTTTTGTGAttctgttttaaatatatatagaatttatttacctgtatggtgACATGTTATTTCATGTTTTGATTACATATCACGACTTTGATTAGATCAAACGTCTATATGCATTGTTGTGTACATACCCGATCTATCTCCAAACGCTCCGTGATATGATGAAGTTTAGTACTGTGTTTTGTAAGTAGAGCAGGACAATTCAGTATTTAATACTTTCCGATAAAATCCGTCACAAAGGTACTATTACACGTGCTTTCATTAGATAATCAataaaattgaacatttatcatacataatttagattaacaaagaaaatattgaatgaACACGTGTACATGTTACAAAAGGTTTAAAGCGGTAATATCATGATTCTGCTTGTAAATCTATTTTAAGGTTTTTGCTCTCGTTGTGtcaattttgagttagaattacgactTTGTTTGAACGTCAATATTCTCTATTGTTTCTGGAGTATATCATGGGGTGGGGGGGCTGTTTTAAAGGATATATTTTATCAGGATCGGTTTTGTAGAACGTTACACCTTTAGCGGGTGAACACTACCTCTTTATATTAACAATGGCGTGATGTCATCATGGACTGTTTTCTATTTACTGATCCAGTGAgcataaacaatacaaatatgtaacaatacaccaattttgtcaatatgtaaagcatatatacattgtatctatttcAATAACTCCATTGAtagtataatgttatataagatataaacaAGTAAATATTTATACCAACTGGGAAAAAATGTCATTCAACTTACATTTTAGTTATGGATTTCTTATTTTTAGAGATGTGACATAATGATTAGGAATGAAGGTTGAAAGTAGTTTAATGTTGAGGAAACTGCACGACGAATCTGCTAGaatactgaaaaaaaactaGAACATGGTGAAATGTGTGTCTGCACGATGTCGTTTCCTCATCAATTACACGGGTTATGGTTCTATTTGTTTACtcttgaaataaatattttctaatcatGTAAATTAAAGACCTTGATGTCAAATTTCAATAAAGGCCCATGGCGTGTGACAATAACGTATGTAATAGTCACAACCGGATGTTCAACGGTTTGTCTGTTACCATGTTCAAGTACCATGTTTTTGATGGATGCAAAACTATCTAAATCGGAGGTGACAAAGtgatttttacttttaatttaaAACCCTAATTCATTTCAAACATCCCATTCCGTAGCTTTTCTAGCTTTGTATGGTACATAGTATTCTTTGGtattaattaaagaaaatagtTAAAATATCGTAACCAGAGAATAGTCATAGTactgactgacatttatacttTTACAGCTAGACcagaaactatatatagtactgacTGACATACACGTTTACAGATAGCCCAGAGACTATATATAGTTCTGACTGACATATACGTTTACAGATAGCCCagatactatatatagtactaacTGACATATAAGTTTATAGATAGCCCAgcgactatatatagtactgacTGACATATACGTTTACAGATAGCCCagagactatatatagtactgacTGACATATACGTTTACAGATAGcccagactatatatagtactgacTGACATATACGTTTACAGATAGCCGagatactatatatagtactgacTGACATACACGTTTACAGATAGCCCagagactatatatagtactgacTGACATATCTATACGTTTACAGATAGcccagactatatatagtactgacTGACATACACGTTTACAGATATCCCagagactatatatagtactgacTGACATACACGTTTACATATGGcccagactatatatagtactgacTGACATATACGTTTACAGATAGtccagactatatatagtactgacTGACATACGTTTACAGATAGCCCAGAGACTATGTATAGTAATGACCGACATATACGTTTACATATGGCCCAGACTATTTAGTCCTGACTGACATACACGTTTACAGATAGCCCagagactatatatagtactgacTGACATATACGTTTACAGATAGCCCagagactatatatagtactgacTGACATACACGTTTATAGATAGCCCagagactatatatagtactgacTGACATATACGTTTACAGATAGCCTagagactatatatagtactgacTGACATACACGTTTACAGATAGCCCagagactatatatagtactgacTGACATACACGTTTATAGATAGCCCagagactatatatagtactgacTGACATATACGTTTACAGATAGCCTagagactatatatagtactgactgacatacaggtttacagatagcccagagactatatatagtactgacTGACATATACGTTTACAGATAGCCCagagactatatatagtactgacTGACATACACGTTTACAGATAGcccagactatatatagtactgacTGACATACACGTTTATATATAGCCAAGACTATAAATAGTCCTGACTGACATATACGTTTACAGATAGCCCagagactatatatagtactgacTGACATACACGTTTACAGATAGcccagactatatatagtactgacTGACATACACGTTTATATATAGCCAAGACTATAAATAGTCCTGACTGACATATACGTTTACAGATAGCCCagagactatatatagtactgacTGACATACACGTTTACAGATAGCCCagagactatatatagtactgatTGACATATACGTTTACAGATAGcccagactatatatagtactgacTGACATATACGTTTACAGATAGCCCAGACTATATATAGCACTGATTGACatcagactatatatagtactgacTGACATATACGTTTACAGATATCCCAGACTATTTAGTCCTGACTGACATATACGTTTACAGATAGCCCAGACTATATATAGCACTGATTGACAttagactatatatagtactgacTGACATATACGTTTACAGATATCCCAGAGACTATATATAGTTCTGACTGACATATACGTTTACAGATAGCCCagagactatatatagtactgacTGACATACACGTTTACAGATAGcccagactatatatagtactgacTGACATATACGTTTACAGATAGcccagactatatatagtactgacTGACATATACGTTTACAGATAGcccagactatatatagtactgacTGACATACACGTTTACAGATAGCCCagagactatatatagtactgacTGACATACACGTTTACAGATAGcccagactatatatagtactgacTGACATACACGTTTACAGATAGcccagactatatatagtactgacTGACATATACGTTTACAGATAGCCCAGACTATATATAGTCCTGACTGAGATATCTACACGTTTAGAAGAAAATAGTAGTATAAAGTATAGTTCATCAACTTTAAATGATAGCTACATTATTTCTAACGTACGATTCAATTCTAACTGGTACGTTATAGacagttataaatatacatgtattttatgatTACTTTTATAAGTCgtagtgggtttttttctccgatattgttagctcacctggtccgaaggaccaaggtgagcttatgccataccgtggcgtccgtcgtccgtccgtccgtcgtccgtctgtcgtccgtccgtccgtcaacaattgacttatttgacttcttcttcataaccgctgatcggaatttcactaaatttggtcagaagcatccttatgggtaggggactcaaaattgtacaaatgatggggctgacccccagggggcctctggggcggggccaaaaggggtctatttagctattttgatataaacgacttcttctctgaaaccgagcaatggatatcgctcatatttgcttggtagcatcactatggggtggggattaaaaattgtacaaatgatggggctgaccccctgggggcctctggggcggggccaaatgaggtcaatcgggctatattgatataaacgacttcttctctgaaaccaatcattggatatcgctcatatttgcctggtagcatcactatgtggtggggattcaaaattgtacaaatgatggggctgaccccccaggggcctgaggggtggggccaaatgtggtcaattgggctctattgatataaacgacttcttctctgaaacagagcaatggatatctctcatatttgcctggtagcatcactattgagtggggactcaaaattgtacaaatgatggggctgaccccccggggcgctgaggggcgggaccaaacagggtcaatttggctaaattgatataaacaacttctcctctgaaactaagcaatggatatctcacgtAATTGCCTTGTAGCAcctacttggggtaggaattcaaaattgtacaaatggttgggcTAACCCCCTGGgtgtcttaggggcggggccaaaaagggccagtttggctagattgatataaacgacttctcctctgaaactaagcaatggatatctcacatatttgactggtaatatccccttggggtagggattcaaaattgtacaaatgatagggctgacccccctgagggctgaggggcgggccagaaAGAATTaatttgcctaaattgatataaacaacttcttctctgaaactaagcaatggatatatatatatcgctcatattcgccttgtagcatccccttggggtagagattcaaaattgtgaCAATTGGTGGGGCTGCCCCCCGGGgagctgaggggcggggccaaaagggatcaatttggctaaattgacatttttagaattacaataaaaacaatgttcatgtaaccatataaaatgcctatgatatattgacatagcaataccagtggcaaatatctcatgaaaccaggtgagcgatacaggccctctgggcctcttgtttttgataTGTCAGTATTTTTGTTTCTGATATATCGTTTATTTctgatatatctatatttttgtttctgaTATATCGTTTATTTCtgaaatgtctttattttcAATCCCGTTTCAGGCTGCGATAAACTGTGTTTATCAGTCTGGAAGATATCCCAGCAAAATCAAAGTAAAGCATATTGTTTTacagttatattttgtgtttcgTAGATATAGAATCATTTTCTATGAATTCAGAAAAAGTTTAACAGGTTTGAGATCGACATGTTATAATATTCCGGTTTTACGGAATCTACTGTTACAATGTCCATTGTTATATACGTTTTATTCTTaccaaaagaaataaaatataatgctGATGTAATTTCGTTTGTGTTATCGGTGTTTCGAAGGAAGCCGTTTTAGGTTAAATTGGTATATTATCGTCACGAGAACGCCAATACACTGCCTCTCCCGTCCCCtcatacatacagacattgatgaGAACGTCAATACACTACCCCTCCAGTCCACtcatacatacagacattgacgACGAGAACGTCAATATACTGCCCCTCCCGTCCCCtcataca encodes:
- the LOC117343086 gene encoding heparan sulfate glucosamine 3-O-sulfotransferase 1-like gives rise to the protein MIMVSKDKVHLLYNDVEKEMHVSRSGFYRKVSRYKTLGCVFIVVVATLLITSACLSEKFCWRERTCELPPVPVQDSSHVCKKLQDGSPRKKFPEALIIGVRKAGTGAMRFYLDMHPYVEIASAEINFFDFEYENGYEWYKNQLPMALDGQLTMEKTSNYFHNKKTIQRIYNMSSSVKMIVVVREPVERSVSDYIQRKLKKSENDEISYPSFEEFVIDPSTGEVDASEKIIKPSIYHKHVVKWLKYFPLENLHFVDGGNLILNPYDEVKKVESFLGIPHCLTRDKFVFSSTKGFYCIKKNKGRREETKCLPETKGRPHPPVDPDVLRKLKVFFKPLNEKFFRTIGRSFNW